A window of bacterium (Candidatus Blackallbacteria) CG13_big_fil_rev_8_21_14_2_50_49_14 contains these coding sequences:
- a CDS encoding GNAT family N-acetyltransferase has product MNPNEAHSILYRSDDTHLTADAFLKLAERVLRQHFDRLQTARALQNTVNICAWDHHKLVGCVRILSDGYFFSTLPDILIHPDYPGQEILSELLLRACEISPTSLFIGAQPGHENLFLSLGFKQGLEGYYFIKPLPHANSESEME; this is encoded by the coding sequence ATGAACCCCAACGAAGCCCACTCTATCCTGTACCGCAGTGACGATACCCACCTCACCGCTGACGCTTTTCTCAAACTCGCCGAACGGGTACTGAGACAGCATTTCGACAGGCTGCAAACCGCGCGGGCCCTACAAAATACCGTCAATATTTGCGCCTGGGATCATCACAAATTGGTGGGCTGCGTCAGAATTCTCTCCGATGGTTATTTTTTCAGCACCCTCCCAGACATTCTCATTCACCCGGATTATCCAGGACAAGAAATTCTTTCAGAATTGCTGCTTCGGGCCTGTGAGATCTCTCCGACCAGCTTGTTCATCGGAGCCCAGCCCGGCCACGAAAATCTTTTTCTGAGTTTAGGTTTTAAACAGGGCTTAGAGGGGTATTATTTCATAAAGCCTTTACCGCACGCCAATTCTGAATCGGAGATGGAATAA
- a CDS encoding ABC transporter substrate-binding protein, whose product MTASMKTLLLATFLAACSACQIKPPVDQDKYIVFGKSKDAVTLDPADTTDGESSAVVLNIFEPLLRFQREKTLVEPCLATSWRVSEDKLTWTFQLRKGVKFHDGTPLTAEAVKFNYDRQMDEKSPWRFKGKMEYWHLFFGAVEKIEAPAEDTLVFHLKQADATFMTNLALFNMGIASPAAIQKYGENIFKNPVGTGPYRFKKWVRNEKIMLTRNPDYWGEAPKIDLLIYKPVPDNAVRLLELENHSIDVLDGINPDDVPRIRKNPSLKLITQPGLNVGYLALNNAKKPFDNVKVRQAINYAINKPALVKAFFAEGTLGTVAVNPMPPTVWGYNSQIRDYDYNPEKAKKLLREAGYPEGFKAKLWTMPIARPYMPQPQRIAEAIQADLKTVGIETQIVSFEWGTYLDKLSNSEHDMALAGWIGDNGDPDNFLYTLLDKDNTVKGSAANYAFYQSQAVHELLVKARTVYDQSERTQLYEQAQVLIKQDAPWVPLFHSTQMMATLAGVEGFYLHPVGEKKFNSIYWTKGRNK is encoded by the coding sequence ATGACAGCATCAATGAAAACCCTGCTGCTGGCTACCTTTCTGGCGGCCTGTAGCGCCTGTCAGATTAAACCACCTGTGGATCAAGACAAGTATATTGTTTTTGGGAAATCGAAAGACGCTGTCACCCTCGATCCTGCAGATACCACAGATGGAGAATCCTCTGCTGTTGTTCTGAATATTTTTGAGCCGCTCTTGCGTTTTCAACGTGAAAAAACCCTGGTGGAACCCTGCTTGGCTACTTCCTGGCGTGTTTCTGAGGACAAGCTCACCTGGACCTTTCAATTGCGTAAAGGGGTCAAATTTCATGATGGAACCCCTTTGACCGCTGAAGCCGTAAAATTTAATTATGATCGACAAATGGATGAGAAAAGCCCCTGGCGCTTCAAAGGCAAAATGGAATATTGGCATCTTTTCTTTGGGGCGGTTGAGAAGATTGAAGCCCCAGCTGAAGACACCCTGGTCTTTCATCTGAAGCAGGCCGATGCGACCTTTATGACCAATTTGGCGCTGTTTAATATGGGCATTGCCAGCCCCGCTGCGATTCAGAAATACGGCGAAAATATTTTTAAGAATCCAGTCGGCACAGGTCCCTACCGCTTTAAAAAATGGGTTCGCAACGAAAAGATTATGTTGACGCGGAATCCGGATTATTGGGGCGAAGCTCCCAAAATAGATTTGTTAATCTATAAACCGGTTCCCGACAATGCGGTCAGATTGCTAGAGCTTGAAAATCACTCCATCGATGTGCTGGATGGGATCAACCCCGATGATGTGCCGCGAATTCGCAAGAATCCCAGCTTGAAATTGATTACCCAACCCGGCTTGAACGTGGGCTATCTTGCCTTGAACAATGCCAAGAAACCCTTTGACAATGTCAAGGTTCGCCAGGCGATCAATTACGCGATCAATAAACCCGCTTTGGTGAAAGCGTTCTTTGCCGAAGGAACCCTGGGCACAGTTGCTGTGAACCCAATGCCCCCGACTGTTTGGGGCTATAATAGCCAGATCAGGGACTATGATTATAATCCTGAAAAGGCAAAAAAACTTTTGAGAGAGGCAGGGTATCCGGAGGGCTTTAAAGCCAAACTCTGGACCATGCCGATTGCAAGACCCTATATGCCCCAACCGCAACGCATTGCTGAAGCCATTCAAGCAGATTTGAAAACAGTGGGCATCGAAACACAAATTGTTTCATTTGAATGGGGAACCTATCTCGATAAATTGTCAAACAGCGAGCACGATATGGCGCTCGCCGGTTGGATTGGCGATAACGGAGATCCTGATAATTTTCTGTATACCTTGCTCGACAAGGACAATACCGTCAAAGGATCTGCCGCGAATTATGCCTTTTATCAAAGTCAGGCGGTACATGAACTCTTGGTCAAAGCCCGTACGGTCTATGACCAATCAGAACGTACCCAGCTCTATGAACAGGCCCAAGTGCTGATTAAACAGGATGCACCTTGGGTTCCGCTCTTTCATTCCACGCAGATGATGGCCACTTTGGCTGGGGTAGAAGGTTTTTACCTGCATCCCGTGGGAGAGAAAAAATTTAATTCGATTTACTGGACCAAAGGAAGGAATAAATAA
- a CDS encoding nucleoside-diphosphate kinase — protein sequence MERTFLAVKPDAVQRGLVGEIIGRFEARGYKLVGMKMMQVSRETAETHYGEHKGKPFFDGLVDFITSSPIVAMVWEGKNVILAARKMMGATNPQNAEPGTIRGDFAVDFGMNAIHGSDSPESAAREIGIFFKPEEVISWDRANDRWIIE from the coding sequence ATGGAACGTACCTTTTTAGCAGTTAAACCCGATGCCGTGCAACGCGGTCTCGTGGGTGAAATCATTGGCCGTTTTGAAGCCCGTGGATACAAACTTGTGGGCATGAAGATGATGCAGGTTTCTCGTGAAACCGCAGAAACCCATTATGGTGAGCACAAGGGCAAGCCCTTTTTTGATGGCCTTGTTGACTTTATTACCTCTTCTCCAATCGTTGCCATGGTTTGGGAAGGCAAGAATGTGATTCTGGCTGCGCGTAAAATGATGGGCGCTACCAATCCCCAGAACGCTGAGCCCGGCACCATCCGTGGTGATTTTGCCGTCGATTTCGGTATGAACGCAATTCACGGTTCAGATTCGCCTGAATCTGCAGCCCGTGAAATTGGCATTTTCTTCAAACCTGAAGAAGTGATCAGTTGGGATCGTGCCAACGATCGTTGGATTATTGAATAA